The genome window ccgtgtctgggttgaatttaaaattagatacgTACGACGGTTCCGTTCCATTGCGGGAGTTTTTCTCTCAATTTGATTTGATCGCTCGGGCGAAGCAGTGGGGACAGGAGGCGAGAACTGTTGCCCTTGTTTCTTGCCTTCGGGGCAGAGCGCGTTCGGTTCTCTGTACTTTTCAGGATTCCGAGGGCATGGGCTACGCGGAGCTTAGAGCAAAGCTCGAGTTGTGTTTCGGAGAACCGCGGTCTTCtcagaattattattcactttttacaaatcggagacagaaggaaggggaggattttgcttcttttgggaCGGAGTTAGAGCGGTTATCTCAGTTAGCTTATCCTGAATGTCCCTATGAAGTACGGGACAAGATCGCTTGTGCAcagtttatttctgcgttgtTAGATGGTAGGGTTAAGAGAACGCTGCAATTAGAAGGGATCTCTTTACTTAAAAAGGCGATCGAGAGATCGAAAGTGATCAGGACGATTTTCGGGGAATCTTTCGATAGGAAAGCGTCAGGTTTTCAGGggcgcgcgagttcttttaggaattttaattcttttcgttcggaaaagtccaggggggacgttaaggaaaacgaaggaaagggggaaaattCGGTAAATCCTAGGAAGTATAAAGGGAATAAGTTTTCTCGGGAGACGAAGGGGGGGGCTCGAGGAGAGTGTTGGCTTTGTGGGAAGCCAGGACACTTCCAGAATCAGTGCCCTACCCGTAAGGGAAACTCGGAATAGTCGACCTCTTCGGGGAGGGGGGGGTCGGCTAAAGGAAAGGGGGCCCCGAGGGAGTTATTTTCCAGAAGAATCGGCTATTCTTCACGCGACTTTTGTTTCGCAGGAAAGATTAATGGTaggaaatgtaatttcagggttgacacgggctctgatattactattttgagTTCTAGGTTTTTCGGAAAGGGGAATTCAAGTTTACAATTTCTTAGAGAGGGGCTAAGATTTCGATATCCTACAGGGGAAGATGTTTCTATTAGAGGAGAAGCTAAAGTTTCTATGGAGGTAGGGAAGTTTGCTCGTGAAATGAGCATGTTTGTAGCGGAGATTTCGGATGATTGCCTTCTCGGGGCGGATTTTCTGAGGAAGGTtggtttttccaaaatttttgaTGAAGCTTTTGGTTCTTGTCGGAATTCTTTGGGGGTGGCCAGAATCAAACAGACTTCCGGggtgaattcttcttttcctcagaagctttttgaagaaagcttgaaagaattaaatgatgagcagaagaatgtagcttctttattttttagagAATTCCAGGGGACATTTTCGGAGGAAATTGTTGCAGGGAATTGCGAATTAGTGAAACATAAGATTGATGTAGCGGACGCTCTTCCGATTAGACAGGTTCCTCGTCGGATTCCTTTTCGAATGAGGGATGAGGTTGATGGAATTATCGAAGACATGAAGAACCGTGAGGTAATTGAGAAGTCGCAAAGTCCTTGGGTTTCTCCAGCAGTTTTAGTCAAAAAGAAGGATGGGACAATTAGATTCTGCGTCGATTATAGGAAAGTCAATGCGGTTAcggtaaaagattcttttcctcttccgagGATAGATGATATTCTAGATCGTTTAGCTGGGAATTCCTGGTTTGCTACTCTTGATCTTAAGAGTGGGTATTGGCAAATCAGGATGGATTTAAAGGACAAGGAGAAAACGGCTTTTTCCATAGGAAAAGGACTTTGGTAATTCACTGTCATGCCTTTTGGTCTCACAAATGCTCCGGCAACTTTTGAACGGTTTATGGAAAGGGTTTTGGAAGGGCTTCTTTCTAAGAgttgttttgtatatttagatgatgtgatagtttttggaagaagtttcgaaggacttatggagaatcttaatgaagtgtttcttcgtttaagaaaatttaatttaaaaatcaatccaGGGAAGTGTGTTCTTTTCAGTAGGAAAGTTAAGTACTTAGGTCATGTGGTTTCTTCAGAAGGGGTAGCTACTGATCAGGAGAAAGTAGCAGCAGTGATAGATTGGCCAGTTCCTCATACGAAGAAGCAATTGAGAACCTTCTTAGGTTTTTGCTCGTATTATCGGAGATTCGTGAAAGGTTTTTTTTCGATAGCAAAGCCACTTCATTATTTGACGGAaaatttggtgaaattttcttGGACGAATGATTGTCAAAAGGCTTTTGAATCTTTGAAGCGGGCCTTAACTTCTCCTCCAGTGTTAGCGTTCCCGAAGGAAGAAGGTCAGTTTATTTTTGATACTGACGCTTCTGGAATAGGAATCGGGGCTGTTCTTTCACAGAAGCAAGGGGACGAGGAGAAAGTTATAGCGTATTTCAGTCGGGTTTTATCAAAGTCTGAAAAGAATTATTGTGTTActcgacgcgagcttttaGCCATTGTAGATGCAGTcaaatcttttcgtcattttcttttaggagggaaatttttaattcgcacggatcatatttctttaaggtgGCTCTTGTCTTTTAAGGAACTCGAGGGTCAGTTAGCTCGCTGGGTAGAAAGATTACAACAATTTCAGTTCGAAATTGCTTACAGGAAGGGGACTTCTCATGGGAATGCCGATGGTTTATCGAGACGGCTTTGTAAAGCGGAAAACTGTCGGTATTGTTTTAAGGTTGAGCAAAAAAGTTTTTCCGAGGGAGGTGAGACTGTGGCTCGAATAGTCTTCCAAGAAGAGGAGTTAGATCTTTGGAAGAAGGATCAGCGGGAGGATCCGAgtcttaatgttttaatacaggcgaaggagtctggggaacgtctttcccgttcgggattttcttcttcagatacAACGGGAAGAGTTCTTAATTCATATTGGGATTCCCTCGTTTTAGAGAACGGagttttttataagaaatggaTAGCTCCAAATTTAAGGAAGGTGTTGTTTTAGTTAGTGGTTCCTCGTAAACGAATTAAGGGGGTTCTGGCTGATGCCCATGATTCTCCTTCGGTTGGGCACTTTGGAATCAATAAGACTCTAGATAGAATTCGGAAGCGTTTTTATTGGGTTTTTTGTAAACAAGATGTAGAAGATTGGTGTCGTTCGTGTTCGGTTTGTTGTTCAAAGAAGGGACCTTCCGGCAAAGGaaaatctctttttcaaatttacaatgtcggatctccgtttcagagattacagatggacgttcttggtccttttcctatatcttcttctgggaataggttttttttagtaattgttgattgtttttctaaatgggTGGAAGCATTTCCGGTGAGGAATATTAGGGCAAGAACGGTAGCTGAGGTTTTtgttagagaaattatttcgagattcGGAGTTCCTGAGGAAATACATACAGATCAGGGACGAAACTTTGAGTCCCTCCCTGATTGTCGGGGCGACAATCtggaggaagggggggggcagtgttacgcccggtatacggagcagcgtgaagctgccggctcgctccgaggtttcggttccccgttgccagagGAACGAAGTTGTTTTGATTTTGGTTAAAGTGACAGTTCTGCCCAAGTCTCGTATCGGTGCAGATGTTGTATCGTTTGTttgctcttttattaaatcgttctcgttattttctacaaagacgtctttctttctttcgcggagctcaggcgccgcgagtgtgagtgagtgagtgaaagagacgcgaacgcggagacgttcgccgacccgttcctggcgtaacaatatatacacacgtatacatatacactgggacattgtaaattaaaaaaacattatcaACATTAGCTAGTGAATTTTTGTTTCGagtgaaataaataactcACAACCCCAGAATGCACCGCGTGGAGCTTGTTGACATCTGCACTctattttgttctttttgttttgttttgtatgtttttttatgtttttgtttttttttgttttttttgttttttttttgtttttttacttttaatttaattttttattcttaaggataaaagtttatttaaatcagAAAGGAATTgagaattaagaaattatgagttttcttaaaaaatttaaactggTTATATGTAAGTGTGGTTACAATTTGCAAtctacaattataaatttaatcgacgattctttttaatcataaatttattaatgacattttcgttatcaatttttaattttcgatgtATCGTCATTAAAGCTAAACCAGTCAACCTTGTTTGACCAGTACTATTTCTTAAATagctttttaatctttttaaggTTGAAAAGCTGCGTTAACTGTTGAAGTTGAAATTGCCAAAGTGGCCAATATTTGAAGCAGTATatgtaattttcaaaaaaagtttatatcGCAGTGTTGCAGTGCTTCTATAGTTGAAGAGGAATGATTTTTTGCTCTTTTTGATATTTCTTCCACTTAGTTAGCCAAAGTTCAAACTcactctttaaaattatagtGTCTTTACTTAATAGATCTTCTTGGTAAAACTCAATGGTAGGTTTCAAATTTgcgaattttatattttccattttcttcaAAAGTTCTACTGGAATCAATTTTTGCAATCCTTTAATGTTTTCTTTATGTTTAGTAAAACGATCATTCAATGATTGTAAAAGATAATCAgtaaaaggaagaaaaatagcTCGCAAGTAATATTCCTTAATAGAGCTAGCAGGAATATTTTGTCGATGACGCTGTGTTCCTATTATTCGGGTCATAGATGGTTCGACGCCGAAAAAAGAAGCTATAATGCAAACTTTTGagtaaatttcattaaattcaatttctgCATTCTCACGgatctcaaaaatttttgttgatATTGTGTCAACCAAAGCTAAAGCTCCACATAAATCGATATTAActgattgtaaattttttgataatgcATGAGTCAAATTTAACATACGCCGTGCAACAAAAAATGCAATCAGGAAAGCAAAATTACACACAGAAAGATGCAATTGTTGAGCTTTTCCGGAATCCATTTTTTTAGATTCAATCAAATTTTCCAgtaattgaattatttcagTTATAGATTCACAGAATAGTGCAATAGCATCGTGTCGCTCTACCCACCTAGTTTCACAATACTTCTTCAAAGTTGTATTTGCGGACttagaattttgtaatttctgTGATAAAATTGTACTTCGGTGAGCCGATGCACGAAAAAATGTGCACACTACGGAAAGAACACCGCACGTATTTCTTATTGAATCCACGCTGCAGGCGTCACTGAGACATAAATTGAGACAACGTGAAGTACAATGTGTATATACCGCTTTCGGAAACTCATTTTGAATAATTGATTGTACTCCATTAAATGCACCTTTCATTGCAGCAGCGCCATCGTATCCTTGACCTCGAAGATTGTGCATATTTAAACCGAGTTTTTGTAATTGATGTTTTAAAACTGTTGTCAATTCATTTCCCGTCATATCAACTACAGTTACGAATGTTAAAAAATCTTCACGAACAAGATATAAATCTAAATCAACGTAACGAATACATAATGAAAATTGTTCCACTCGACTAATGTTCATCGTTTCATCCGCAAGAACGGTAAAAAAACGAGACTTGTTAGcttgtttaataatttgtgcGGTAATTTCGTCACCAATTCGTTCGATAAACTCATTTTGTATATCAGAGCTCGTGTACATAGCCTTGTTAccagaatttaataaatgatttttcaatatttcgttACCGCTTTGAATACGAAATCTTAATAACGTTCGAAAATTTCCATCGGTGAATGAAGGTTCTTCCAAAGTTACGCGTCCACTATCAACATGTCCGCGAAATGATAATTCTTGCCTACCACAAAATTTTATAGTCTTAGTAGTAAGTGGGCAGCACCGGGGCGACAGTTGTGACGTCACACATTCCGACTGGCGCCAGAGGCGTGTCTGGTGGGCGTGGTCACCCCGAGTTAGTAGGGTTCTGATTGGATACCCCGTAACTGACCGCTCCGTAATTGGTGGGAAGTTTTGGGGCCTTATTCAAAAAGGGGAGGGTTAAGAAGGGTAGAAAATGGCGGAGATCGAATTTGGAAGTCTGTTTTTGCTGTGACTGTCTGCTAGAGACTCCCTGGGGTTTGGGGTAAGGCGGTTGCTTTCTTATAAGTAGCGCGAAAAAAGAGTAATAATGAAATTGGAGAATGCTAGCGGTAGGTTAGCTACTTCGTAGATATTTTACCGCTAGCAATTTGACTGGAGTTACAGTAAGAAGATgggaaaaagggggagaggtaagatgaaaaaatatcgaatataagattaagtatatttttatttagtataaTATTACGATTACATAACGGTGAGGAAAATATggtttacaattatttctttagaCTACATGATTGAACGTATCGACACCATGTGTGAGATTTTACACACgctttgtttttattacaaagaaaaattttacgaaacagCGTTATAATTAATCGATCATTGTGGTCGCAATTATCGGTGAAAAGGCTGAGAAATTGACAAAGAGTATAGCCGCTACacataaaatatagaaatacaCAGCAGTATTGTCCGCAGGTTTGAGATTGCATTCCTTGTAGCATCGTAGTATTCCATCGATACGTGGTGGAGGAGTTTCGTCGGAGTCGTAGAAAGAATCGCTAGTCCAATGGAGGCATTCCATAGCTATCGAAGTATGTTCCCGTGCCTTTTTCACTGACGTAGAAGGCGACCCAATGCTGTCCTGGACGATCGTGGTTGTCAGTGTTGGCGATAATGGCAGTCGGTTTCGTCCACACCCTCGGTAGTCTGTCGGCAGGATAGACCCCCACATGTCCGGCATGGAGTTGGCGCAGCGCTTGTAATATTTCCAGTGTATTCATTTTTTACGTCACGCGAAGGTAATTTTGTCGTCAATGGAATTAGCTGTTTAATTACGGgtattacttcttttttagAAGAATTTGCGTTGCTGTCCACGTGTGGTAATATAGGCATTGAACGAGTTACGAAAGAGTGATGTGTTGGGAGTGGTGTATAATAGGATCCAGCCACCTCACTACAGTCGTCCTCCTCATCAACGGATCGAACCGatgtttcttcttcttcttctatttccCCTGTGACTACTGGATCAAGCGTGAGAATTTTGTGAGAAAAATCTCCGTATCCAGAGTCACTGTCCTGTGCGTTAATGCTTTGCTCAAGCAGCCAGCGTTTTAGTTTGAAGGCATTGCGTAACGCACAGTGATATTTAATTGCGGGAGAATTACGAAATCCGTGGTGAATGCAGCGTTGTCTTCCGCCTTTTTCGTCCTCGGgtaaatttttgaacgctggAGAAATACCTTCGAGATTATATACGTTTCTGGAGAGCAATCGCTGCAAAAAAtccgctttttctttccctctagTGTAGATATTACGCACTACCCGCGTAATTTTTCGTAGCTGTGCCGTGAAACATTCTTCGTCCGTTTCTCTGTCGAACCACTCGATTCCGTGATAATTTTGCGTAAGCCAGTTGTTTTCGGTTCTCGCTTTTTCAGACAAAGTTTCAAACGCATAACGGGGTAGCAAAATCCAATGCCCCGTGAACGGCGCATAAATCGTGGCAATCGCGACTTTTTTTGGTATGAAGCCCGAGTTGATAGCACGGAAACCCTGAATGTCGACGACTATATCCATGATTATTATGCAGGGTTtgtctatttttcaaaaacgAAGCGTCACTGCGCGTGTCTCAGACGAAACTGAATCCTGAGTTCTTTATATCCCTGCTTTAAGAAAATTTGCTCGCTGTGGCGTTCAAGGGGTAGGTAGGTAAAAGACTCTGCAACATGTTTCAAcaggaaaaagaggaaaggtgtgtgcgtgtgtgtgtgagtgtgtgtgTGAGTTAGTCGGAAATGTCGACAATGATTTGTCTAGATGAATCGATTTCCAGAATGTTTTTGAACTCCGCGTAAATGATGCAGTTAACGGTGGTAGTGAGTGCTTTTTCAAAGCGCACTTCAAGACGTAAACTCCCATGTTTCACGAGATTCCAATGTCCAGCAAAATTGGCGGATAAGTCAGGTGTGAGATCAAAAGCAAAAAGAGTGAGTCCTTGCGAATAATCTTCTCTGCTTATAGAATTACCCTCGTTCAGAAAGTGAATTCCGGTGCCAGAGAAGAGAGTGTGATAAGCCTCGACGAAAAGTGTCTTGCCTTTGTCAAAGCTCGGCTGTaagcgaaaaataatttatattgtatttgcGGATTTATTTTCTGTCGCCGTTAAACGCCTTGTTGTTACTATGATGCGTTTTGGGAGTTGTCCGAGTATCATATTATCTATCGACTCGCCCACTAGGCCAGAGTGAATGGTGAACGTTTTAACCTCGACTCTGGTAAGCGGATATTTAGCGGTTGTTTTACTCAGCATTCGTGCATGAGAGAGTAGCATCGCGGGGCTTATTTTCGCTCTTCTGACGAGGAGACTAGCGTCGAGAATACGTATTTTCGATTCCGTGGTGTTTTCCATGAGACAAAACGCGTCTTTCGAGCGAACAAGTCTCAATCTGACTTCTACTCCGTTGATTAAAAACTTGTCTTGGTTGAAAACGTCGCAGTGAAGATAACCTAGAAGGTCTAGCTCGCGCCCATCGAGGATGTACTTTGCGCGTCTTACTAGAGCGGAATTCGGAGTAACCGAGGTCGTATGCTCGTCCATCATACCAGGGGTGTCTGTGTCCCACAGACATGATGTCAGATGGGAGGTTTTTGCGGctgaagaataatttaatagagCCTCGATGTAGGCGCAGTAAGCGTAGGCGTTGTTTGGCGGTGATACGAGTTTTTGATTGAAATATACGTCGATTTGGTTGAATATGGAATGGAGCAAATGATTTACGGGGCCTACTTTGTACACGGTACTTCCTCCTGTAGAGGCTGTTGATGTTCCTGCGGCACCTGATAGAGCAGTGGTTTCTACCTTTATACGTAGACTCAACATGGTATGTGTGAGATCTAGGTAGTCTTCTTTGTGTCCGGGTATAACAAATTCTATAAGTGAGTCGTCGGTTAGCGACGTTACCGGTTTGTAATAAATCCATTGCGAGCTTTCGATACTTGTTTGAGTGGGtggtaaagagaaaaaatcaAGCTCGCTTTTTAAACACTCGTTCGAGTGCGTGTAAAGAAAGGACATATTGCTTACACCACtctataaatttttcgttCGTTCCAGAAActtaagaaaatatatcggACACGTTGCGTTTCTTTCCGACGCTAGTGCGTTTTCGTCTCGCGATTTTTGACTTTTTACTGTTTTCACCCTTTGTGCgagtcttcttcttcttcttagttttcctcgtcgtcgttggcttcgatttttttctccgcgtagAACTTTTTGTTGCAGACTTTTTACTCGtgcatcgtcgtcgtcgtcgtccacGTAACCGTTGATTCTTTGTCACGAGGTGACTATTGAGCGTGTCGAAGAGAAACTGAAGCGCCGGAATTTTTGGGCCTTCTTTATACCCCGATCCCCTCATCAGAttgcttattttttctttagcttttcttttaagattTGTACGCGATTCGCGGAGTCTCGTCTGGAGTGCTTCTTTGAACGGAATATCATTTTCGACATCGTCTATGACGTTTAATCCAGCGCGCAAAGCTTCTTTACTCACAGCGCATGCGCCTTTATGTAGAAAAGGAAGAACCTTTCTGAATAAGCCTCCGAGAAAACTACCGATTCCGTGCCTACGCTGATAAGTCGCACCGACGTAAACACGTGGAATACCTCCTCCGCGGCTGAAGTGTGTATCGTGATAATTGTATTCTCCCATTGTCATTGCTTTGCCAAAGTAATCGTAGTTTTACTGGTAACGTCTAAAATGCAGCGTCACGATCAGCGTCCCGGAAAGAAATAGTATTCTTTCTCCGAGTtcatcttttatatttatttcaattcggCGAAAATTTGTTTGTCGCAGCGGAATATACTGCagaggagaaaaatattttacttgagACGCACCATAGATGTAATCACTGCCATGGCACTCGATAGGAACTACTCGAAGAAGAGGAGCCCTCACATCTCCGACGACGTAAGGCTCACAAATGTCACAGTaaacaaacattttatttggAATTCCGCGCGCTAGGCTGAAAGGCTCGTTAGCGCAGAGGCTCGAAACCGCACGCTTTCCCTCTTCGTCGCGAAGAccgaatttgagaaaatactgTTTATAAAGacgtaatttattatgatGAATTAGTGTGATTTGTTCGACAAGTAAACTGTCTTTTTGTATTCCAGCTGCACTAGAGATACCGAGAATTCGATATAGATTATCGCTCATATTTACCCCGTGAGAAAGTCTACATTTCTCTGTATCGTTTTCATGACAAGTTAAACTGAAACAAACGCGCAAAGCGTTACGAGGTTCAacctcgaaataaaaatgagatttAACCTCTTTAGACGCTTTGTTCAGCTCGTCGCAGAGTTCGTGGATATCTTTGTACATGCCATTAGGTATTTCATATTCTTTTGTTTTAGGGAGCGCCTCGCCCCTGTGTACTTAGTGAGCACGAAATCAATGAAGTGGAGTATATTGACCTCTTTTTTCAAATGTACAAAAGTAGAGGGAAATTGTATCTCTGTAAGCGCTACTTCCCATTCACCGTGCAGGGCTATAGTTTGCGGTAATTTCGTGGTGAAACTTGAAGTTTTATTGTAATGTCGCATGCTGCTATTGCTCTGAAGAACTACGTGAAATTGGTTCTCCCTCATGATGATGAAGAGCGGTTAAATCCGACGCAGCGATCCAACTATTGAATTTGGCGGAGTATCCTCGCCAGCTAACAAGTAACTGTTTATTATTACCGCGACCCTTGCTCTTTAGCACGCGATCGATAATACACTTCTCGTTCTGCAGGTTTTCCTCGACTTGTGTAAGCTCCTGTTCGTAAAAGATACCGTCGATGACTTCGTCTTCTAAATCACTCAATTCGTACACGAGTGGTTTTCGCCAGTCGAGAACTCGACGAATTCGAAAAATCTCCACGCTCCACCACGATTCGTATCCTTTTTCAAAAGCTGCTTTTGCATGACTAATCCGAACGAGATCGCCGACGTGATATTTAGCTCTTTTTTGGGCCcagcgtctctctctctcgtctcgTTTCCATCGGCGCGATTTTTGCGCGCGATACGAGCATTTTCACGTGTGACGATCGCCGGTTGCATTTTAGTGGATGAATGCCGAGTGAGATTGTAGGCTCGTACAATATCTTGCAAAACGTCAACGTAGCGACGTGTATTTTTATGCGTGAAGTAGCGCCACATACGCTCTTTCAGTGTTCTGTTGAAGCGTTCGACAATGGCGGCTTTGATATCTGGATTACGAGCTACGCGAAAGCGAATGCAGTTTtcattttgaaatttttgcaTTCCTTGTGCAATAAATTCTTTACCCTTGTCTGTTTGTAGAAACACGGGTACGCGCTCCGCACTTTTCGTTAACACCATTTGAAAAGCCTCCACAACACTCTCGCTCGTCTTGTTGCACATTGGTTCGACCCACGCGTACTTACTAAACACGTCGATAACCACTAGCAGATACGAATACCCGACATTGTGACTTTTGAGATTATGGAGTTCGATTAAGTCAGCCTCCCATAGATCGTCGATGTTCGTTACGTTGTAATGCAGACGCGGAAATTTCCGTCGAATAGGGCGATGTAGGGTGTACGGGTCCTGCGATTCGAGTCATCTCGCGAATGCACCGCGTGAAAAATTCAACGGTTTAGCTGCGCGAGACAGATTATCTACTGCCGAATAGCCAGCGTAGTGGCCCGGATCGTAGTACAATTTTTCAAGCTCCATTAATCCAGCAAAGTCCAATTGAGCAAGCGCCTCTGCTTCAGAGCAGCCGCCGTTGGATGAGGTGTTGAACTAACCAAAGGATCAAAATTCGGCGGACTTTTAGTAAAGCCTAGAGATAACAATTCTTTATTTCCCACCACTGAGGAGGGGATGTTCAAAACTCTAAGAAATTGCGCAAACTGAACTCTACCATTGGCTTTCAGAGTTTTTCTCTCACGTGTCGCATCGTTTATCAGATCAGAGATATTCGAATCAGGAATGACGCGTCCGTCTATAGTCACCACTAGTTCCGCATCCCACCCGATTCGTTTCGTTTTACTCAGTTGCATTATCAAGTTGCGTGCATTGGGGCGATAGGTTTTCGGTACACTTAGCAGTAGTTTTTCGACATTTTTTAGATGTAAACCAACGATCTTCGCGGAACCGCTTCTCGTCGTAACACCACGACCGCCACTGCTGCTTGAACGACCCGCTTTGAACTGAGATTCGACCGCTCTCAGTGTCTCCTCTTCGGTGTCGAGCCCATCGAGGCTTCCGCGAATGGAGGCAGTTGCGCTAAGAAAATCGggattattttcttcttttgcgAGGTCTTCCTTCGCCGCTGACTCTGTCTCCTCCTCATCCTCATATCCTACCTCGTCTTTGTCCTGCTCCTCGTGTCGTGTATCTTCGTCTCGCGCCTGTGTGCCGTGTTTACGTTTTCGTGCTACACGGATGAAATGAAGATAACGCTGAAGCACCTCTCGGTACAGCTTCCAACGTTCCCCTGCGGGGCGAGGATAGTGAGAATTAAGAATTCGACTCATCTCCTTGTCGAGTCGAGACAGCGTCGTGCCAGGTGCACGTACGGTATTAGAGTTTTCAGAATTTTCAAAGTTTTGAGTAGATGCGGAATTGACAGTGTTTGTCGTCGCCGTCAAGGACGATGTCGTCGGGTGGTGATGTAATTGCTGTTGCATTCTCTGGAGATTGTCCGTTGAGATCAAGACCATTTTTCGCGCTCTTTCCATAACTCAGTGGAAGGTGCATAGGAGTTTCCAATTAACTTCCTCCGTCGATTATTTGCGACAGCAGAAACGATAATATAGGACCGATAATGTAGGATATGAATCCACCTTTCTGCACcagcaattttcttttagtcTTCCAGCATTCCGATTTTTCGGCGATGCGACGCAGCAGTGTTTTGTAACCGCTCAagcgtttcttttctctcgctctgAGCGGGACGTTACCGCGAAGTGTATTAAAAACACACTCTCGAATACAACGAATAAAATCGGCGTCGGTGTTTCGCAGAAATGCCGCTCGCTGGTTCTTGTTCAGATGACCCAATGCCTTGAGAAAACACAGACTTTTCTCTCCGATCGAGCGTCTGGCAATTTTCGTCGCTCTATCCGTTATTGCCTTATCTTTTGTTCTTCTCATCGCGAGAAGTTGCTTTCCGTGACTGACGCGACGAGCGTGAGTATTTGGTTTTTATACGTAGGACCCGCTAGTAAGTAATTTACGCGGCACGTAGACGTAATGAGCCGTATCTTTGG of Cardiocondyla obscurior isolate alpha-2009 linkage group LG15, Cobs3.1, whole genome shotgun sequence contains these proteins:
- the LOC139108559 gene encoding LOW QUALITY PROTEIN: 52 kDa repressor of the inhibitor of the protein kinase-like (The sequence of the model RefSeq protein was modified relative to this genomic sequence to represent the inferred CDS: inserted 1 base in 1 codon), which translates into the protein MECLHWTSDSFYDSDETPPPRIDGILRCYKECNLKPADNTAVTLLTRGDHAHQTRLWRQSECVTSQLSPRCCPLTTKTIKFCGRQELSFRGHVDSGRVTLEEPSFTDGNFRTLLRFRIQSGNEILKNHLLNSGNKAMYTSSDIQNEFIERIGDEITAQIIKQANKSRFFTVLADETMNISRVEQFSLCIRYVDLDLYLVREDFLTFVTVVDMTGNELTTVLKHQLQKLGLNMHNLRGQGYDGAAAMKGAFNGVQSIIQNEFPKAVYTHCTSRCLNLCLSDACSVDSIRNTCGVLSVVCTFFRASAHRSTILSQKLQNSKSANTTLKKYCETRWVERHDAIALFCESITEIIQLLENLIESKKMDSGKAQQLHLSVCNFAFLIAFFVARRMLNLTHALSKNLQSVNIDLCGALALVDTISTKIFEIRENAEIEFNEIYSKVCIIASFFGVEPSMTRIIGTQRHRQNIPASSIKEYYLRAIFLPFTDYLLQSLNDRFTKHKENIKGLQKLIPVELLKKMENIKFANLKPTIEFYQEDLLSKDTIILKSEFELWLTKWKKYQKEQKIIPLQLILLQILATLAISTSTVXRSFSTLKRLKSYLRNSTGQTRLTGLALMTIHRKLKIDNENVINKFMIKKNRRLNL